Proteins encoded in a region of the Lathamus discolor isolate bLatDis1 chromosome Z, bLatDis1.hap1, whole genome shotgun sequence genome:
- the LOC136005030 gene encoding phospholipid-transporting ATPase IC-like has product MISERDSETTFEEYSQPNDEVMPYSDDETEEELDPQQPGAKTGQAQSNRDTRESRDTSRKDCSWQVKANDHHFYQQPQFKRTMFLCFKRSKYKGNAIKTYKYNPITFLPLNLLEQFKRAANFYFLVLLILQSIPQISTLSWYTTLVPLLLVLGITAVKDLVDDIARHRMDNEVNNRRCEVIRDGRFKSTKWKDIKVGDILRLKKNTFVPADILLLSSSEPNSLCYVETAELDGETNLKFKMALEVTHRYLQEEGAMANFDGLVECEEPNNRLDKFAGTLFWRNTSYSLDADKILLRGCKIRNTDFCHGMVIFAGADTKIMKNSGKTRFKRTKIDSLMNYMVYTIFVVLILLSAGLAIGHTYWEQQVGNSSWYLYDAEDFSPPYRGFLNFWGYIIVLNTMVPISLYVSVEVIRFVQSYFINWDLQMYYPEKDTAAKARTTTLNEQLGQIHYIFSDKTGTLTQNIMTFKKCCINGQRYGDCRNGAGQLQSHPEQVDFSWNVYADGKFSFYDHYLIEQIRAGKDPEIHKFFFLLAICHTVMVDISDGQLNYQAASPDEGALVTAARNFGYVFLSRTQNTITLSEMGTERTYDVLAILDFNSDRKRMSVIVRESGGNIRLYCKGADTVIYERLHPRNPKREATEEALDVFASETLRTLCLCYRDIDPEEFEAWNQKFLEASVATTNRDEALDKVYEEIEQNLILLGATAIEDKLQDGVPETIARLSKADIKIWVLTGDKKETAENIGFSCELLTDETTICYGEDTSALLQTRLENQRNTAGSSAHSSLKMNEPFFQGSRDRALIITGSWLNEILLEKKKKKKKLKLKFPRTAEEEKKQREKRQRAEAYKEQQQQNFVELACECKAVICCRVTPKQKAMVVELVKKYKKAITLAIGDGANDVNMIKTAHIGVGISGQEGMQAVMSSDYSFGQFRYLQRLLLVHGRWSYIRMCKFLRYFFYKNFAFTLVHIWYSFFNGFSAQTAYEDWFITLYNVLYSSLPVLLVGLLDQDVSDKLSLRFPRLYVVGQKDLLFNYKKFFLSLLHGAITSLIIFFIPYGAYLKTMGQDGEAPSDYQSFAVTAASSLIFVVNFQIGLDTSYWTFVNAFSVFGSIALYFGITFDFHSAGIHVLFPSGFQFTGTAPNALRQPYLWLTMILSVAICLLPIVAQRFLATTIRPSESDRVLRHRRQLAAEEQHWKRRPSAFRRGTWARRSAYAFSHQRGYADLIASGRSIRKKRAPLAAVLGAAAPAPRGLRTRPD; this is encoded by the exons ATGATCTCGGAGAGGGACTCGGAGACCACCTTTGAGGAGTATTCCCAACCCAACGATGAGGTGATGCCCTACAGTGACGATGAAACCGAGGAGGAGCTGGACCCTCAGCAGCCTGGGGCTAAAACAGGCCAGGCCCAGAGCAACAGAGACACCCGGGAGAGCAGAGACACCTCGAGGAAAG ACTGCAGCTGGCAAGTGAAAGCAAACGACCACCACTTCTACCAGCAGCCCCAGTTCAAGAGAACAATGTTCCTGTGCTTCAAGAGAAGCAAATACAAA GGCAATGCCATCAAGACCTACAAGTACAACCCAATCACGTTCCTACCCCTGAATCTCTTGGAGCAGTTCAAGAGAGCGGCCAACTTCTACTTCCTTGTTCTCCTCATCCTGCAG TCAATTCCCCAGATCAGCACCCTGTCATGGTACACAACACTGGTGCCCTTACTCCTGGTGCTGGGCATAACTGCAGTCAAAGACCTGGTGGATGACATT GCTCGCCACAGGATGGACAATGAGGTGAATAACAGGAGATGTGAAGTCATCAGGGATGGAAG GTTCAAGAGCACAAAATGGAAAGATATCAAAGTTGGGGATATCCTTCGCCTGAAGAAGAACACTTTTGTTCCT GCTGATATTTTGCTGTTATCCAGCTCCGAACCAAACAGCCTGTGCTATGTAGAGACAGCTGAGCTAGATGG GGAAACCAACTTGAAGTTCAAGATGGCCCTGGAGGTAACGCACAGATACCTGCAAGAGGAAGGCGCAATGGCAAACTTTGATG GTCTGGTTGAATGTGAGGAGCCAAACAACAGACTGGATAAGTTTGCAGGCACTTTGTTCTGGAGAAACACCAGTTATTCCCTGGATGCTGATAAGATCCTGCTACGCGGATGTAAGATCAGGAATACAGATTTCTGCCACGGCATGGTCATATTTGCAG GTGCTGacacaaaaataatgaagaacaGTGGCAAGACCAGATTTAAGAGGACCAAAATCGACTCCCTGATGAACTACATGGTTTATACT ATCTTCGTTGTCCTCATCCTGCTGTCAGCTGGCCTGGCCATTGGCCACACGTACTGGGAGCAGCAGGTTGGCAACTCCTCCTGGTACCTCTATGATGCTGAAGACTTCAGTCCTCCCTATCGTGGCTTCCTGAACTTCTGGGGCTACATCATCGTCCTCAACACCATGGTCCCCATCTCCCTCTATGTGAG TGTGGAAGTGATCCGTTTTGTCCAAAGCTACTTCATCAACTGGGACCTGCAGATGTATTACCCTGAGAAGGACACTGCTGCCAAGGCCAGAACCACCACCCTCAATGAGCAGCTGGGGCAGATCCACTACATCTTCTCTGACAAGACAGGAACCCTGACCCAGAACATCATGACCTTCAAGAAGTGCTGCATTAATGGCCAGAGATATG GAGACTGCCGGAACGGAGCAGGGCAGCTTCAGAGCCACCCAGAG CAAGTGGATTTCAGCTGGAACGTGTATGCAGATGGGAAGTTCTCCTTCTACGATCACTACCTGATAGAGCAAATaagagctggaaaggacccCGAAATACACAAGTTCTTCTTTCTGCTTGCCATTTGCCACACTGTCATGGTTGACATTTCTGATG GTCAGCTCAACTACCAAGCAGCTTCTCCAGATGAAGGAGCCCTGGTTACAGCAGCCAGGAACTTTGGCTACGTGTTCCTCTCCCGCACACAGAACACCATCACTCTGAGCGAGATGGGCACAGAGAGGACGTACGACGTCCTTGCCATCCTGGACTTCAACAGCGACAGGAAGAGGATGTCTGTCATTG TAAGAGAATCAGGTGGAAACATCCGGTTATACTGTAAAGGGGCTGACACAGTCATCTATGAACGCCTGCACCCGAGGAATCCCAAGAGAGAAGCCACAGAGGAAGCACTGGAT GTATTTGCCAGTGAAACCCTGAGGACCCTCTGCCTGTGCTACAGAGACATCGATCCTGAGGAGTTTGAAGCCTGGAATCAGAAATTCCTGGAGGCCAGTGTGGCCACCACGAACCGTGATGAGGCTCTGGACAAAGTCTATGAGGAAATAGAACAGAACCTGATT CTGCTTGGAGCAACAGCAATAGAAGACAAGCTCCAGGATGGAGTTCCAGAGACTATTGCcaggctttccaaagcagacaTCAAAATCTGGGTGCTCACTGGTGACAAAAAAG AAACGGCTGAAAACATTGGATTTTCCTGTGAGCTCCTAACAGACGAAACCACCATCTGCTACGGAGAAGACACCAG TGCTCTTCTTCAAACAAGGCTGGAAAACCAGAGGAACACAGCTGGATCCAGTGCACATTCCTCACTGAAAATGAATGAGCCCTTCTTCCAAGGCAGCAGGGATCGTGCTTTAATAATCACTGGCTCCTGGTTG AATGAAATCCTGctagagaagaagaagaagaagaagaaactgaagcTCAAGTTCCCCCGAACGgcagaagaggagaagaagCAAAGGGAGAAGAGGCAAAGGGCTGAGGCCtacaaagagcagcagcagcagaactttGTGGAGCTGGCCTGTGAGTGCAAGGCTGTGATCTGCTGCCGGGTGACTCCGAAGCAGAAGGCCATGGTGGTGGAGCTGGTGAAGAAGTACAAGAAAGCCATCACTCTGGCTATTGGGGATGGTGCCAATGACGTCAACATGATCAAAA CTGCTCACATTGGAGTTGGGATCAGTGGCCAGGAAGGGATGCAAGCTGTCATGTCCAGTGACTACTCCTTCGGGCAGTTCCGCTACctccagaggctgctgctggtccACGGGCGCTGGTCCTACATTAGGATGTGCAAGTTCTTGAGATACTTCTTCTACAAGAACTTTGCTTTTACTCTGGTCCACATCTGGTATTCCTTCTTCAATGGCTTCTCTGCCCAG ACAGCCTATGAAGACTGGTTCATCACGCTCTACAACGTCTTGTACTCCAGCCTCCCTGTGCTCCTCGTCGGACTGCTCGACCAG GACGTGAGTGACAAGCTGAGCCTCCGCTTCCCCAGGCTCTACGTGGTGGGCCAGAAGGATTTACTCTTTAACTacaagaagttcttcctgagtTTGCTTCACGGAGCCATCACCTCCTTGATCATCTTCTTCATCCCCTACGGAGCCTACCTGAAAACCATGGGGCAGGATGGAGAAGCGCCATCGGATTATCAGTCCTTTGCTGTTACCGCAGCCTCTTCTCTTATATTTGTGGTCAACTTCCAG ATTGGTTTGGATACATCCTACTGGACCTTTGTGAACGCCTTCTCCGTGTTTGGGAGCATTGCACTTTACTTTGGGATCACCTTTGACTTCCACAGTGCTGGGATCCACGTTCTCTTCCCTTCCGGCTTTCAGTTCACCG GAACTGCCCCAAACGCTCTGAGACAGCCGTACCTGTGGCTCACCATGATTTTATCCGTCGCTATCTGCTTACTGCCCATAGTGGCGCAGCGTTTCTTAGCCACGACAATCCGGCCTTCGGAAAGCGACAGA GTCCTGAGGCACCGCAGGCAGCTGGCGGCCGAGGAGCAGCACTGGAAGCGGCGGCCGAGCGCCTTCCGGAGGGGAACGTGGGCCCGGCGCTCCGCTTACGCCTTCTCGCACCAGCGCGGCTACGCGGACCTCATCGCCTCCGGGCGCAGCATCCGGAAGAAGCGGGCTCCTCTGGCTGCCGTGCTGGGCGCCGCGGCCCCGGCGCCCCGAGGCCTTCGCACCCGGCCGGACTGA